The proteins below are encoded in one region of Vulpes lagopus strain Blue_001 chromosome 10, ASM1834538v1, whole genome shotgun sequence:
- the LOC121499445 gene encoding uncharacterized protein LOC121499445 isoform X1, whose protein sequence is MLMQFLCIGLGIWQESTPEKQKKKPWGPVSVHFQNLRVYVYKIFMANGVSQAEPSATQTTGSLQNSLTASEDKKLPYGDRDTGHLSLPFCKPRVQIGFEIPR, encoded by the exons ATGCTGATGCAGTTCCTCTGCATCGGGCTGGGCATCTGGCAAGAAAGCACTcctgaaaagcaaaagaagaaaccTTGGGGACCGGTTTCAG TACATTTCCAGAATCTAAGAGTCTACGTCTATAAGATTTTTATGGCCAATGGAGTTTCCCAGGCTGAGCCAAGTGCCACCCAGACTACAGGGAGCCTGCAGAACTCTCTGACAGCCTCTGAAG ATAAGAAGCTCCCGTATGGAGACCGGGACACTGGGcatctctccctgcctttctGCAAACCAAGGGTGCAAATTGGTTTTGAAATACCACGGTGA